The region CTGAAGTCCTCGCCAAGTTCCGACCTCGCGCTCTGCGACAATCGAAACGGATTTCTTTCGGGAGTCGACGAGCCAATGGCCAACAAAACAGTGCGACGCAGCATCAACATCACGCCGGAGATGCGCGACATGCTGGCGCAGATCGCCGCCAAACAGGGCCGGGACATCACCGAAGCGGACCTGATCCGCGACGCGATTCGGACTGTCTGGACCAGGCAGACCAGATTGTCGGCAGCCGCCGACACTTCCAGAAATCACTGCAGGCGCATCGAGGCGATTTGAAGCGGCGCTCACGTTTCACCTGCATCGTCATCATTCACCGGTCGCGACGCTCCACGACGGCGAACCGGGTCGATGCGATCGACGAGGCGATCATCGCCGCACGCCGGGATCGCGAGCGGCTGCAAGGCCGTATCGACGCCGTGCGTGACCTGAAAGCCGAGTCGCGAGCAAGGCGATTAGTGTCGCCGCGACTTCGCCTCGGGGGCGGGCGAAGCGGATCGGACGCGGCACCGGGCCGCAAGGACTGAAGGCGACGCTCAAGTACCTGCATTATCGCGACACGCGGAACAATTCACCGCGCAGGCCCAGGACGAACGCTGGCAGGATCGCGGCCCGGGGATCCCATTACGGCGAAATCTTCAAGGAAAGGGATGCGCTGAAAAGCCAGCACGTATTGCGTTGGACGTGGGTGATCTCGCCGGCGCCGGACCTGATGGAGCTGGTGCCGGAAAGCCAGCGCGCCGCGACCTGATGTACGACCTGACCGACCGGGTGGTTGAGGGATTACTACACCGAGCGGGCCTCGACGTGCCGGAATACAGCTAGGTCGCGCACTGCGCGACAACCACGGTGAAGGACGGCCAGCTGTCGCGCGACCACCTGCAGGCCGCATGTGATCCGCCCGGCACCACGCCGTCCACGGCTTGACCGCCTGCCGGTCTACAACAACGCGACGCGCGGGCATGACCGGCTTTCGCGAGATCGCATCACGCCATTCGCCGATGCGCTCGACGTGCGGATCGGCTCCCAGTGGCGCGGCTGCGCGAAGAGCCGGCCCGCAACGAACCTGACAGCGCCGTGTCGCGTTAGGCGGGCAGCGTGATCTACTGGTTATTCACCGGTGGGCGTGACCTCGTGTCCGGATTGCTGTGGCCGCTGCTGTGCCTGACGCCGGTCCTGCTTGTCATCACGGCGTCCGGACTTGGCGCAGGCATCCGCCGAAGCAGCGACGATCACGCACGGCGCCCCGCCATGGCACGTGCCCTGCTCGTTCTCGTTTATGGCGTCACACACTGCTCACGTCGCGTCGCTGTTTCTGGTTGTGGTCGGCGATCAGGCGGTCCGCCGCGGAGTGCCAGCGCCAACAACCGCGTGACGTCAATCGTCGGCGCGCCGGGCGGCTTCAACAGCGCACGCCTTTTCCTGTTCGCAGCGCTGCTCGTATTCACCCTGCTGTTCACGGGGATCGGCGTGCACAGCCTGCTGCGTGACGGCGGCTGGCTGCGCGAGCGTATGGACTGGCTGAGGTCGCCGCGTGTCAGGCGCAGCGGCGCTCCGGATCGGCGTTTGCACCCTGCGCCAGTATCGCCGCTTCCGCCGTCCAGACGGCGAAGGACTGACGCTGCTCGGCGCATTCTGGGGCGAGCAAAAGCGACGGCTGGACGCTGGGACGGGGCGTTTGTGTTTGGGTGGCGAAGACATCGCGCGCGGACTGCTGACGCTCGGCGGACCGGGATCCGGCAAGACGCAGGGCATCATCCTTCCCGCCATTGCCGACCGCATGCTGGCCGGCCACTCGCTGGTGATCGCCGATCCGCAAGGCGAGCTGAAGGCACACATCCTGAGGTACGCCGCCGTCACGCGCCATCTCGTGGTCGTCCACGATCCGACCAGCGCCTCCGGCCCGCGGTACAACCTCGCCGAAGGCATCGACAACGTCTCCGACGCGCGGTCGATCTCAGACGTGCTGGTGCCGACGGTGCTGGGCGACAACCGGTTCTGGACCGACAGCGCGGCCGCCCTGCTGGCTGCCTGCCTGATCCGGTTCAATACGCTGGGCGCGATCTACAGCGCGATGCGAGACGTCAAGGCGTTGGCGAAAACGCTCACGTCGCGGAAGGACGACGCCGCGCTGCTGGCCAACGGTTTCGCCGCGTCGGTCGGGACGGACGGAAAGGTCGCAGCCAACATCATCGCCACGCTGGCAACGGCACTGACGGGCTGGGCGTCCGCCGACGTCCGCGCCAATACGTCGATGTCGGATTTCGACGCCGCGCTGATCGTCGAACGGCCGACGGTGGTCGTGCTGACCTGCCCGGGCCGGATGCGCGCGGTGATGCCTCGTATCTGGGCGCGACGCTGCGCAAGCTGATGCTCGACCTCGGACGATCGGCGAGCAGAACAAAGGCCCGCTGCCGGTTCCGGTCGGCGTGATCCTCGACGAGTTCCCGACGCTCGGCAAACTCGACAGTCTGGTGGCGGATGTCAACCTCGTCCGCAAGCGGCGCATCTCGATCCTGATCGGCGCGCAGACCAAGGGGCAGTTCGAGCTGATCTACGGTCGCGAAGGCACGCAGGCGCTGCTCACCGGGCTGGCGACGCAGGTGATCTACGGCGGTTGCGATGCCGACACCGCGGAGTTCTACAGCAGGGCCAGTGGAACGGCGACCACCGACGCCAACACCGACGATCCGGACAGCCTCCTACGCCAGCGCCCGCTGCTGACCGTCGACGAAGTGATCACGCCGCAGGTCGGCAACTGCACGATTTTCGCGCGCTACGTTGAGGCCGGATTCGCCACGCAGGTGATCCTGAACGCCCGGCTGACGCGCTTCTACGAGCGCGAGGACTGGAAGCGACGGCTGCGCGGGGCGGGTGACGATGCGCTGCTGCTGGAACGCGGCATCGAACGCGTCCGACGATCACCGGCGGCCGAGCTCGAGGATTCGGTTACGACGGAGGATGAAGAAAAGCCGTCGACGATCGAGATTGCCGCGCGGCAGGTGCTGGCCGAGACCGACACGGGTGACGAAGCGAAGCTGAAACAGGGGAGGCTGCTATGAGCCTGAACAAGAAATCGATGGTCCGTGAGATCGGCCGGCGAACGCG is a window of Candidatus Flexicrinis affinis DNA encoding:
- a CDS encoding type IV secretory system conjugative DNA transfer family protein, producing MSGAAALRIGVCTLRQYRRFRRPDGEGLTLLGAFWGEQKRRLDAGTGRLCLGGEDIARGLLTLGGPGSGKTQGIILPAIADRMLAGHSLVIADPQGELKAHILRYAAVTRHLVVVHDPTSASGPRYNLAEGIDNVSDARSISDVLVPTVLGDNRFWTDSAAALLAACLIRFNTLGAIYSAMRDVKALAKTLTSRKDDAALLANGFAASVGTDGKVAANIIATLATALTGWASADVRANTSMSDFDAALIVERPTVVVLTCPGRMRAVMPRIWARRCAS
- a CDS encoding type IV secretory system conjugative DNA transfer family protein, with product MILDEFPTLGKLDSLVADVNLVRKRRISILIGAQTKGQFELIYGREGTQALLTGLATQVIYGGCDADTAEFYSRASGTATTDANTDDPDSLLRQRPLLTVDEVITPQVGNCTIFARYVEAGFATQVILNARLTRFYEREDWKRRLRGAGDDALLLERGIERVRRSPAAELEDSVTTEDEEKPSTIEIAARQVLAETDTGDEAKLKQGRLL